AGTCTGGGCCGTGTCTCAGTCCCAGTGTGGCTGATCATCCTCTCAGACCAGCTACCGATCGTCGCCTTGGTGCGCCATTACCACACCAACTAGCTAATCGGACGCGGGCCGATCTTTCGGCAATAAATCTTTCCCCCAAAGGGCGTATCCGGTATTAGCTCAAGTTTCCCTGAGTTATTCCGAACCGAAAGGCACGTTCCCACGCGTTACTCACCCGTCTGCCACTCTGTATTGCTACAGCGTTCGACTTGCATGTGTTAGGCCTGCCGCCAGCGTTCGTTCTGAGCCAGGATCAAACTCTCAAGTTGGAGAATCTATCCCGACTAGTCACATATTCTCTTGACGAGTCCCAAGCACACTGATCCACTCGCCTCACGACTGAGCGAATCATGGTGTACTTAGAAAACGTGACCGTCAGTATGTCTCTTCTTCGACCAAACCCCTCTCGCGAGAGATCAGGTCCGCAAGGACATCCGCCGTCCACGCTTCTCTTTCTTCCGATTCAATTGTCAAACAGCAGGCCCGTCCCCGCAGGACAAACCCCTCATCCCCGCCCCTAACAGCCCGAAAGCCGCCAAGGTAAAGACGCATCCCCGTCCCCGACAACACCACGTCGAGCCAGTCAACCTGAATTCAGGAGACAAAGATGCGACCGCCGCGCCCGCCTCGTTGGCAGCGCCGCCGTCGATGAGCGCGTTATAAGGAGAGCTAACCCTCCTGTCAACACCCATTCTCGGAGGGTCTGCGAGACTGATAAAATCATTTATATTCAATATTTTATCATTGATCGACAGGCGCAGGCCGCCGAACTAGCTTGAAAATTTTTTGACGGAGCAATCGTCTGTCCCGCCTCCGCATGCGCTTTCGAGTTCTACGAGATCCGCTAGGCTCGCGTGGCCGCATCTGATAACGCCGGAGCCATGCCGACTGACTCCAGCGCCGCCCTCACTGCGCTGCGCCGAGGCGATCTCGCCGGCGCCCGCGAATTGCGTCTGCCCGGCCTTGCGGAATTCCCGCGCGAAATCTTCGACCTTGCCGACACGCTCGAAATTCTCGATCTCAGCAATGGCTCCTTGACCGCGCTGCCGGAGGATATCGGTCGGCTCGCCAATCTTCGCGCGCTGTTCTGCTCGGGAAACCGGTTTGAACGGCTTCCGCCTGCGCTCGGCGGCTGTGCGGCTCTAAGTCAGATCGGCTTTAGAGGCGCCGGCATGCGGGAAGTCCCCGCCGAAGCCCTGCCGTCGCAACTGCGATGGCTGACTCTCACCGACAACCGGATCGAGCGCCTGCCCGCCGAAATCGGCGAGAGGCCGCTTCTGCAAAAGCTGATGCTCGCGGGAAATCGCCTCGACCGCCTGCCGGAAACCCTGGCGGGGGCGCCGAATTTGGAGCTGATCCGCCTCAGCGCCAATCAATTCGACGCCTTGCCGATATGGCTCTCGCAGCTTCCGCGCCTCGCCTGGATCGCCTGGGCCGGCAATCCGTTCGAACGCGCGCCGGAAGCGGCCAGCGCCGCGCTCGTCTCCTGGCACGACATCGACGTCGGCGCGCTCCTCGGAGAGGGCGCGTCCGGACGCGTTTATCGGGCGTCGTGGCGAAAAGTCCCGGGCGACGCGCCGCTCCCGGCGGCTCTCAAGATTTTCAAGGGCGCGATGACCAGCGACGGGCTGCCCGAGCGCGAGATGCTCGCCTGCCTCGCGGCGGGCGAGCATCCAAATCTCACCGCCGCGCTTGGCCGTCTCCACGACCATCCCGAGGGCGCGCAAGCCTTGTTGACGCCGCTGACGCCGGCGCATTGGCGCGTCCTGGCGGGGCCTCCGAGCCTCGAGAGCTGCAGCCGCGACGTGTACGACGCGTCGCTGCGCCTGGACGTCGGGACGGTGAAAGCGATCGCGCGCAATATCGGCGCGGCCGCCGCCCATCTTCACGGCCGCGGCCTGCTGCATGGCGACCTCTACGCCCATAATACGCTGTGGGACGGAGACGCCGGCGCGGCGACGCTGAGCGATTTCGGCGCGGCCTGCGCCCTGCCCGCCGGCAACGCCGGCGATGCATGGCGGCGTGTGGAGGTCCGCGCTTTCGGGCTGCTGCTCGGAGAACTGGTCGAGCGCGTCGCGGATATGTCGGCCGAACGGGAGCAGTTGCGCCTGTTGGCGGAGGCCTGCGCCCATTCGCGGCCGCAGTCCCGCCCGCTTATGGAAGAGGCGCTCGAAGCCCTGCGGCGCTGATCGTCGCGACTGCGACGCGCATCGGTTACGGGCGATGTCGGGGGTTGAGATGGATGGTGCCCAGGAGAGGACTCGAACCTCCACGGCTTTCACCACTGGTACCTGAAACCAGCGCGTCTACCAATTCCGCCACCTGGGCATGTGGGCGCTCTCATAGGGGCGCCGCCGGGCTCCTGTCAATGCGGCGGCGGGTCAAAAAGCGCTCGGGCGTCTCAAAAGTTCGCCGGAAGGGCTTGCGCGAACCTCGCGCCGCATTTCCTTCCGGGCGGAATTTCGCTAGAGCACAGGCGACGAATTTTACAAGCCGGCGACGCCGGCGCGGCGAATGGAGCTTAAAGCGATGAGCGGCGTGAATGTTGGCGCGGGGCGCGTGGTGACGGTGTTTGGCGGTTCCGGCTTCGTCGGGCGCTATGTCGTGCGGGCGCTCGCTCGCGACGGCTGGCGCGTGCGCATCGCCTGCCGCCGTCCCGACCTCGCCTTCCATTTGCAGCCCCAGGGCCGCGTCGGCCAGGTGATGGCCGTGCAGGCAAATATCCGACACCCCGAATCGGTCGCGGCGGCGCTGCATGGGGCGTCGGCGATCGTGAATCTCGTCGGCATTCTCGCCGAGGGCGGCGCGCAGAAATTCTCGAAGGTGCAGGCGGAGGGCGCGCGCATCATCGCCGAGGCGGCCAAGGCCGCCGGCATCGACAATCTCGTCCATGTCTCCGCCATCGGCGCCGACGCCAAATCCGCTTCGGCCTACGCCCGGACCAAGGCGGAGGGCGAGGCCGCGATCCTCGCCGCCATCCCCTCGGCGGTCATCCTGCGTCCGTCGGTGATCTTCGGCATCGAGGACCACTTCTTCAACCGCTTCGCCACGATGGCGCGCTACTTCCCGATCGTGCCGGTCGTCGGCGCGGACGCCAGGTTCCAGCCGGTTTATGTCGGCGACGTCGCGGAAGCGGTCGCCAAGGCGGTCGCGGGCGAGGCCAAGGCCGGCGCGACCTATGAGCTCGGCGGCCCGGAGGCGAAGAGCTTCGCATCGCTGATCGACTATGTGCTGAAGGTGACCGAGCGCGACCGCCGCGTCGCCAAGCTCTCTTTCGCGACCGGCAAGCTCGTCGCCTCGGTGACCGAGCTCTTCACCAAGCTGTCTCTCGGCCTCTTCCCGACTCTGCTGCGCATGACCGGCGATCAGGTCGAGCTGCTCAAGCACGACAATGTCGTGAGCGAGGCGGCGATCAAGGAAGGCCGCACGCTGCAGGGGCTGGGCGTTCAGCCGC
The nucleotide sequence above comes from Methylocystis parvus OBBP. Encoded proteins:
- a CDS encoding leucine-rich repeat-containing protein kinase family protein, coding for MPTDSSAALTALRRGDLAGARELRLPGLAEFPREIFDLADTLEILDLSNGSLTALPEDIGRLANLRALFCSGNRFERLPPALGGCAALSQIGFRGAGMREVPAEALPSQLRWLTLTDNRIERLPAEIGERPLLQKLMLAGNRLDRLPETLAGAPNLELIRLSANQFDALPIWLSQLPRLAWIAWAGNPFERAPEAASAALVSWHDIDVGALLGEGASGRVYRASWRKVPGDAPLPAALKIFKGAMTSDGLPEREMLACLAAGEHPNLTAALGRLHDHPEGAQALLTPLTPAHWRVLAGPPSLESCSRDVYDASLRLDVGTVKAIARNIGAAAAHLHGRGLLHGDLYAHNTLWDGDAGAATLSDFGAACALPAGNAGDAWRRVEVRAFGLLLGELVERVADMSAEREQLRLLAEACAHSRPQSRPLMEEALEALRR
- a CDS encoding complex I NDUFA9 subunit family protein, whose protein sequence is MSGVNVGAGRVVTVFGGSGFVGRYVVRALARDGWRVRIACRRPDLAFHLQPQGRVGQVMAVQANIRHPESVAAALHGASAIVNLVGILAEGGAQKFSKVQAEGARIIAEAAKAAGIDNLVHVSAIGADAKSASAYARTKAEGEAAILAAIPSAVILRPSVIFGIEDHFFNRFATMARYFPIVPVVGADARFQPVYVGDVAEAVAKAVAGEAKAGATYELGGPEAKSFASLIDYVLKVTERDRRVAKLSFATGKLVASVTELFTKLSLGLFPTLLRMTGDQVELLKHDNVVSEAAIKEGRTLQGLGVQPQSIEAVAPTYLYRYRKTGQYQAQRLGA